The Hyphomonadaceae bacterium ML37 genome includes a region encoding these proteins:
- a CDS encoding TRAP transporter small permease subunit gives MRAGDALLLVLLGATLAGLAADAATGGAMGAWLQANLPALGQSTGAALGLIGLILSPLLAIPLIAGLWGRFAGLPAPVETLLRRSALAIDAVNIAIADMVRWAALALVVVTAVIVVQRYVFGLSLSRLQESVIYLHSALFLLTSAAALLNGGHVRVDIIYSKLSARARAWTDLAGTYLALMPMCWLILYTSTGYVGGAWRILERSREGDGLPLIFLLKTLIPVFAVLMILQGASMAARAALTLAGRAAPPAPGDLAGQEL, from the coding sequence ATGCGCGCCGGCGACGCCCTGCTGCTGGTTCTGCTGGGCGCGACCCTGGCCGGACTGGCGGCGGACGCCGCCACGGGCGGAGCGATGGGCGCGTGGCTACAGGCGAACCTGCCCGCGCTGGGGCAGAGCACAGGTGCGGCGCTGGGCTTGATCGGGCTCATCCTTTCCCCGCTGCTGGCCATCCCCCTGATCGCCGGGCTCTGGGGCCGCTTCGCGGGACTGCCCGCCCCTGTCGAAACTCTCCTGCGCCGCAGCGCGCTGGCCATTGATGCGGTGAACATCGCCATCGCCGACATGGTGCGCTGGGCGGCGCTGGCGCTTGTGGTGGTCACCGCCGTGATCGTGGTCCAGCGCTATGTGTTCGGCCTGTCGCTCTCGCGCCTGCAAGAGAGCGTGATCTATCTGCATTCGGCGCTGTTTCTTCTGACCAGCGCGGCGGCGCTCCTCAATGGCGGTCATGTGCGCGTGGATATCATCTATTCCAAACTGTCGGCCCGCGCACGCGCCTGGACGGATCTCGCGGGGACCTATCTCGCTCTGATGCCGATGTGCTGGCTGATCCTCTACACCTCCACCGGCTATGTCGGCGGGGCGTGGCGCATTCTGGAGCGCTCGCGCGAGGGCGACGGCCTGCCGCTGATCTTCCTGCTCAAGACCCTGATCCCGGTCTTCGCGGTCCTGATGATCCTTCAGGGCGCGTCCATGGCCGCACGCGCCGCGCTGACGCTGGCCGGGCGCGCCGCACCGCCCGCGCCGGGCGATCTGGCCGGACAGGAGCTCTAG
- a CDS encoding TRAP transporter substrate-binding protein, which translates to MDRRTFISGAAIAAAGAASACSQDAGTQNGPAAPAVARGRTRRLRMVTTWPAGFPGLGTAAERTAEFIRDMSGGELDIRVHGAGEIVGAFEVFDAVSNGVADMYHGAEYYWQGRSPAYNFFCSVPMGLTATEIMGWVEYGGGQQLWDELAGQFNLIAFQAGNTGHQMGGWFKREINALSDFRGLRMRIPGIAGNVIRELGGAAVALSGGEIYQALQSGAIDATEWVGPWNDMAFGFYREAPYYYGPGFHEPGAALAVGINRGVWESLSSDHQAIVRAACRAANNQSLAEFTYQNGLALETLRTRHGVQLRDFSDDIWREIGRVSEQVVADSAQSDPLTRRVYDSYIEARRVMRSWSSISEAPYLQRRDMILGG; encoded by the coding sequence ATGGATCGCCGCACATTCATTTCCGGCGCTGCAATCGCGGCGGCAGGCGCGGCCAGCGCGTGTTCGCAGGACGCCGGAACCCAGAACGGGCCAGCAGCCCCGGCTGTGGCGCGCGGGCGCACGCGGCGTTTGCGCATGGTCACCACCTGGCCGGCGGGGTTTCCGGGGCTGGGCACGGCGGCCGAGCGCACGGCCGAGTTCATCCGAGACATGTCGGGCGGCGAGCTGGATATCCGCGTCCATGGCGCCGGCGAGATTGTCGGGGCGTTTGAAGTGTTTGACGCCGTCTCGAATGGCGTCGCCGACATGTATCACGGCGCAGAGTATTACTGGCAGGGCCGCTCGCCCGCGTACAATTTCTTCTGCTCGGTGCCCATGGGCCTGACCGCCACCGAGATCATGGGCTGGGTGGAATATGGCGGCGGCCAGCAGCTCTGGGACGAGCTGGCCGGCCAGTTCAATCTGATCGCTTTCCAGGCCGGCAATACCGGCCATCAGATGGGCGGCTGGTTCAAGCGCGAGATCAATGCCCTGTCCGATTTTCGGGGCTTGCGCATGCGCATTCCGGGCATCGCCGGCAATGTGATCCGCGAGCTGGGCGGCGCGGCGGTGGCGCTGTCAGGCGGGGAAATCTACCAGGCGCTCCAGTCCGGCGCCATCGACGCGACCGAGTGGGTGGGCCCATGGAACGACATGGCGTTCGGCTTCTATCGCGAGGCTCCGTATTATTACGGCCCGGGCTTCCATGAGCCGGGTGCAGCCCTGGCGGTCGGCATCAACCGGGGCGTCTGGGAGTCCTTGTCCTCGGATCACCAGGCCATAGTGCGCGCCGCCTGCCGGGCGGCCAACAACCAGAGTCTGGCCGAGTTCACTTATCAGAACGGCCTGGCGCTGGAGACCCTGCGCACCCGCCATGGCGTGCAGCTGCGCGACTTCTCCGACGATATCTGGCGCGAGATCGGGCGGGTGTCCGAACAGGTGGTCGCCGACAGCGCCCAGAGCGATCCTCTGACCCGCCGGGTCTATGACAGCTATATCGAAGCGCGCCGGGTCATGCGGTCGTGGAGCTCGATTTCCGAAGCGCCCTATCTGCAGCGCCGCGACATGATTCTGGGGGGCTGA
- a CDS encoding arginyltransferase — protein MTRPFNTRQLPFFLTAPSPCPYLPGRLERKVFTRVDPHEGPGLNDTLTHAGFRRSQAILYRPACERCAACKSARIPVDDFTPSRSQRRIMRRNESLLRLPRHPEATPEQYALLSRYLDGRHGDGDMAGMDFFDFATMVEEGAARTELVEYRDASGALAAAVLVDRLQDGYSLVYSFFDTERERDSLGAFIILDHIARAKEAGLAYVYLGYWVQGSRKMDYKALYHPLEVLEPSGWRLLAESDRLAAPEPLKQVG, from the coding sequence GTGACCCGACCGTTCAACACCCGCCAGCTGCCGTTCTTTCTCACGGCGCCCTCGCCCTGCCCCTATTTGCCCGGGCGGCTGGAGCGCAAGGTGTTCACCCGCGTCGATCCGCACGAAGGCCCGGGCCTGAACGACACGCTGACCCATGCCGGCTTCCGCCGATCCCAGGCAATCCTCTACCGCCCGGCCTGCGAACGCTGCGCGGCCTGCAAGTCGGCGCGCATCCCGGTGGACGACTTCACGCCCAGCCGCAGCCAGCGCCGCATCATGCGCCGCAACGAATCCCTGCTGCGCCTGCCACGCCATCCCGAGGCGACGCCCGAGCAATACGCCCTCCTGAGCCGCTATCTCGACGGGCGTCACGGCGATGGCGACATGGCGGGCATGGACTTCTTCGACTTCGCCACCATGGTGGAGGAAGGCGCCGCGCGCACTGAACTGGTGGAATATCGCGACGCGTCGGGCGCGCTCGCCGCCGCCGTTCTGGTGGACCGGCTGCAGGACGGCTATTCGCTGGTCTATTCCTTCTTCGACACCGAGCGCGAGCGCGACAGCCTGGGCGCCTTCATCATCCTCGATCACATCGCCCGCGCCAAAGAGGCCGGTCTGGCCTACGTCTATCTCGGATACTGGGTGCAAGGCAGCCGGAAGATGGACTACAAGGCGCTCTACCACCCGCTGGAGGTGCTGGAGCCGTCAGGCTGGCGCCTGCTCGCCGAAAGCGACCGCCTGGCCGCGCCCGAACCGCTCAAGCAGGTGGGCTGA
- a CDS encoding SLC13 family permease encodes MPDWFTLDTLQMVFVLALVGAVFFGFAREVLSPDIIALVAMGLLLLTGILSASETLSVFSNAAPITVAALFVLSAALERTGVIDAAAKLVSRLSKGAHPATALIALMAGVIGMSAFINNTPIVVVVIPVAIGLARSLGVAPSRFLIPVSFAAIFGGTTTLIGTSTNLLVDGVAQTGGMAAFGMFEITAAGVIMAVVGCFYLAIAGPFLLPDRDTLAGLLPDPKERRFLAHVAVPFDSELIGKTLNEAGLTARKGFSIVDVVRKRHSLRHALSDVVIEGGDRIVVKSRMSEMLSLRQQGDVALGISGGRHAFEPIETSETVMREGVIGPNSGLIGRPLGRLGLARLYGVYVLAVHRRGENVSRKGEALRLEVGDTLLVEGSPADLRTMFDDGLLNNLAEPQDHPWRREKAPIAIAAILAVIALSAFEVLPIVALALIAAGAVIALGCLDPKDAYDSIQWNILILIFGMLAVGMALEKTGAAAMLVGLLAQYAAGLGPIAVLALIYVVTSALTETISNNAAAILITPIAMGLGVELGVDPRAFVVAVMFAASASFATPIGYQTNTLVYNAGGYKFMDFVRIGLPLNIILAVVAVIVIPIFWPM; translated from the coding sequence ATGCCAGATTGGTTCACCCTAGACACGTTGCAAATGGTGTTTGTGCTGGCCCTGGTCGGCGCGGTGTTCTTCGGATTCGCGCGCGAGGTCCTGTCGCCCGACATCATCGCGCTTGTGGCCATGGGCCTGTTGCTGCTCACCGGCATCCTGAGCGCCAGCGAGACATTGTCGGTGTTCTCCAACGCTGCGCCAATAACAGTCGCAGCGCTTTTCGTGCTGTCGGCAGCGCTGGAGCGAACCGGCGTCATTGATGCCGCGGCCAAGCTGGTGTCGCGCCTGTCGAAAGGCGCCCACCCGGCCACAGCCCTGATTGCGCTGATGGCCGGCGTGATCGGGATGAGCGCCTTCATCAACAACACCCCCATCGTCGTAGTGGTGATCCCGGTAGCCATCGGGCTCGCGCGATCGCTGGGCGTCGCCCCGTCACGCTTCCTGATACCGGTCTCTTTCGCGGCGATTTTCGGCGGCACCACCACGCTGATCGGCACCTCGACCAATCTTCTGGTGGACGGCGTGGCCCAGACCGGCGGCATGGCCGCCTTCGGCATGTTCGAGATCACCGCCGCGGGCGTGATCATGGCGGTGGTGGGTTGCTTCTATCTGGCCATCGCCGGGCCCTTCCTCCTGCCGGACCGCGACACGCTGGCCGGGCTCCTGCCCGACCCCAAGGAGCGCCGCTTCCTCGCCCATGTGGCGGTGCCGTTCGATTCCGAACTGATCGGCAAGACCCTCAACGAAGCGGGCCTGACCGCGCGCAAGGGCTTCTCCATCGTGGATGTGGTGCGCAAACGTCATTCCCTGCGCCACGCCTTGTCGGACGTGGTGATCGAGGGCGGCGACCGGATCGTGGTCAAGTCGCGCATGTCCGAGATGCTGTCGCTTCGTCAGCAAGGCGATGTGGCGCTGGGCATATCGGGGGGGCGCCACGCCTTCGAACCCATCGAGACCAGCGAAACCGTGATGCGCGAAGGCGTGATCGGACCCAATTCCGGTCTGATCGGCCGGCCTCTGGGACGCCTGGGTCTGGCGCGGCTCTATGGCGTCTATGTGCTGGCGGTGCACCGTCGCGGCGAGAATGTCTCGCGCAAGGGAGAGGCCCTGCGCCTGGAAGTGGGCGACACCCTGCTGGTGGAAGGCTCGCCGGCGGATCTGCGCACCATGTTCGACGACGGGCTGCTCAATAACCTCGCCGAGCCCCAGGACCACCCCTGGCGCCGGGAGAAGGCGCCCATCGCCATCGCGGCGATCCTGGCCGTCATCGCCCTGTCCGCGTTCGAAGTCCTTCCCATCGTGGCGCTGGCGCTGATCGCGGCGGGCGCGGTGATCGCGCTTGGCTGCCTTGACCCCAAGGACGCCTACGATTCCATCCAGTGGAATATCCTGATCCTGATTTTCGGCATGCTCGCTGTCGGCATGGCGCTTGAGAAAACCGGCGCAGCCGCGATGCTGGTCGGCCTGCTGGCGCAGTACGCGGCGGGACTGGGACCCATCGCCGTGCTGGCGCTGATCTATGTCGTCACATCCGCGCTGACGGAAACCATCTCCAACAACGCGGCCGCGATCCTGATCACACCCATCGCCATGGGTCTGGGCGTGGAACTGGGCGTCGATCCACGCGCTTTCGTGGTGGCGGTGATGTTCGCGGCCAGCGCCAGCTTCGCCACGCCGATCGGATACCAGACCAACACGCTGGTCTATAATGCCGGTGGATACAAATTCATGGACTTCGTGCGAATCGGTTTGCCGCTTAACATCATCCTCGCCGTGGTGGCGGTGATCGTGATTCCGATCTTCTGGCCGATGTGA
- the trpE gene encoding anthranilate synthase component I: protein MSQPEFAPDLDAARAELTAGRAVLLTARRVDDLETPVSAYLKLAASHVNTFLLESVEGGAYRGRYSAIGLDPDLVWRCSGDTAEQARAPGPGMAPGRFEPCAEPPLQSLKRLIADSAMDMPSGVAPLAAGLFGYLGYDMARQAERLPSQAAPDPLGTPDGYLLRPRVMVIFDALRQEILAAAPVRPEPGADPALQIDAARRRIEAVFNRLDSPAPLPSGASPAALPEPQANMSEADYRAKVQTARAYIKAGDVFQVVPSQRFSTPFTAPPFALYRSLRRTNPSPFLFFFNLPGFAIAGSSPEILVRLRGSTVTVRPIAGTRPRGATPEADAAFEADLKADPKERSEHLMLLDLGRNDVGRVARPGSVRVTERESVERYSHVMHLVSNVEGDLAAGEDAVSALMAGFPAGTVSGAPKVRAMEIIDEMEPHRRGVYAGAVGYFGAQGDMDVCIALRTAVIKDGRMHVQAGAGVVLDSDPEAERQETVNKARALFRAAAEAWRFV from the coding sequence ATGTCCCAGCCGGAATTTGCGCCTGATCTCGACGCTGCACGCGCCGAGCTGACTGCCGGGCGCGCGGTTCTGCTCACGGCGCGCCGGGTCGATGATCTTGAAACCCCGGTCTCGGCCTATCTCAAGCTTGCCGCGTCGCATGTGAACACCTTCCTGCTGGAAAGCGTGGAAGGCGGCGCATACCGCGGCCGGTATTCGGCCATCGGGCTCGATCCCGATCTGGTCTGGCGTTGCTCGGGCGACACGGCCGAACAGGCCCGCGCTCCCGGTCCCGGCATGGCGCCGGGCCGGTTCGAGCCTTGCGCCGAACCGCCATTGCAATCGCTCAAACGCCTGATCGCCGACAGCGCGATGGACATGCCATCTGGCGTCGCGCCGCTGGCGGCGGGCCTGTTCGGCTATCTTGGCTATGACATGGCCCGCCAGGCTGAACGCCTGCCGTCACAGGCTGCGCCCGATCCGCTGGGCACGCCGGATGGCTATCTCTTGCGCCCGCGCGTGATGGTGATCTTTGACGCCCTGCGCCAGGAAATTCTCGCCGCCGCGCCAGTCCGGCCCGAGCCCGGCGCCGACCCGGCTTTGCAAATTGACGCCGCGCGCCGGCGCATTGAAGCGGTGTTCAACCGGCTCGATTCTCCGGCCCCGCTCCCCTCAGGCGCCAGTCCGGCCGCCCTGCCCGAGCCCCAGGCAAACATGAGCGAGGCCGATTATCGCGCCAAGGTGCAGACCGCGCGCGCCTATATCAAAGCTGGCGACGTGTTCCAGGTCGTGCCCAGCCAGCGCTTCTCCACGCCCTTCACCGCGCCGCCCTTCGCGCTCTATCGCTCGCTGCGCCGGACCAATCCGTCACCCTTCCTGTTCTTCTTCAACCTGCCCGGCTTCGCCATTGCCGGGTCCAGCCCGGAAATTCTGGTGCGCCTGCGCGGCTCGACGGTCACGGTGCGCCCCATCGCCGGCACCCGCCCGCGCGGCGCGACGCCAGAGGCCGACGCCGCGTTCGAAGCCGACCTCAAGGCCGACCCCAAAGAGCGGTCGGAACATCTGATGTTGCTGGACTTGGGCCGCAACGACGTAGGCCGGGTGGCGCGCCCGGGCAGCGTACGCGTCACCGAGCGCGAGAGTGTCGAGCGCTACAGCCATGTCATGCATCTGGTCTCCAATGTCGAGGGCGATCTGGCCGCCGGCGAAGACGCTGTCTCGGCCTTGATGGCCGGCTTCCCCGCGGGCACAGTGTCGGGCGCGCCCAAGGTGCGCGCCATGGAGATCATTGACGAGATGGAGCCGCACCGGCGCGGCGTTTACGCCGGCGCGGTGGGCTATTTCGGCGCCCAGGGCGATATGGACGTGTGCATCGCCCTGCGCACCGCGGTGATCAAGGACGGGCGCATGCACGTGCAGGCCGGGGCCGGCGTGGTGCTTGATTCCGATCCTGAAGCCGAGCGCCAGGAAACCGTGAACAAGGCCCGCGCCCTGTTCCGGGCCGCCGCCGAAGCCTGGCGGTTCGTTTGA
- a CDS encoding SurA N-terminal domain-containing protein encodes MLTLIRQMAKNPLIGGIIIALLVAAFALWGVTDIITGGGTSAVVVGPERVSAQELLRTYNRQVAQVQRENPRLTREEIDAAGFGDQVLQQMTLQAALAAKANELGLSISDRMVFDAIQEIPAFQNPFTGRFDQATFLEVLSQNGYTGGSIDRQFERDIARELRQGQFVDALLGSVQPPSLFVTARQAWTGERRAMRALLIPPSLAGDVGDPDDATLETFIAENAGVFERPEQRRFTLIRFAPALFERDAQVSDTDIEDLYAFRLDRGELADPQERSYEQWAAPDQASAEAGAERLAAGEAIADLRTALNLGERVAFTDLQESQVPDRAIAAAVFEMGAGDVRAVDSRLGWRVVRVTGAVDPEAPSLDALRDELRAELAGDQAEEDMFTAMSAFEDARRQGFDLAEAANEAGVPVERFDYITADGFTLEGAPASTLLEEGGDAILQLVFSLTPGLDSELEPFGEGSYVVARVESVEAPRLPLVDEVREDAEAFWRLRTVDERLQVMVDDALERTQAGESLEGIAALIGGGATVEIATLGREETAGPFNRNLVSQAFGVAPGTRFAARAGDQRTRAIVVVDEIIAPAPAVAGEELQTAMRQEIESDIAISLQAALLDAYEVRTDQRLIDQALGRIELDR; translated from the coding sequence ATGCTTACGCTCATCCGTCAAATGGCCAAGAACCCGCTTATCGGCGGGATCATCATTGCACTGCTCGTCGCCGCCTTCGCGCTTTGGGGCGTGACCGACATCATCACCGGCGGCGGCACCTCCGCCGTTGTGGTGGGGCCGGAACGGGTCAGCGCGCAGGAATTGCTGCGCACCTACAACCGCCAGGTCGCCCAGGTGCAGCGCGAAAATCCGCGCCTGACGCGCGAGGAGATTGATGCGGCCGGCTTTGGCGACCAGGTGCTCCAGCAGATGACCTTGCAGGCCGCTCTCGCCGCCAAGGCGAACGAGCTGGGCCTGTCCATCTCGGACCGGATGGTGTTCGACGCCATCCAGGAAATCCCTGCCTTCCAGAACCCGTTCACCGGCCGGTTCGACCAGGCGACCTTCCTCGAAGTCCTGAGCCAAAACGGATACACAGGCGGATCCATCGACCGCCAGTTCGAGCGGGACATTGCGCGCGAGCTGCGTCAGGGACAATTCGTCGACGCGCTTCTGGGATCAGTGCAGCCGCCATCGCTTTTCGTGACGGCGCGTCAGGCCTGGACCGGCGAGCGGCGCGCCATGCGCGCCCTGCTGATCCCGCCAAGCCTCGCGGGCGATGTGGGCGACCCGGACGACGCCACACTGGAAACCTTCATCGCCGAAAACGCCGGCGTCTTCGAACGTCCCGAGCAGCGCCGCTTCACGCTCATCCGCTTTGCTCCGGCGCTGTTCGAACGCGATGCGCAGGTCAGCGACACCGATATCGAGGACCTGTACGCTTTCCGCCTGGACCGCGGCGAGTTGGCCGACCCTCAGGAGCGGTCGTATGAGCAATGGGCCGCGCCTGACCAGGCCAGCGCCGAAGCCGGCGCCGAGCGCCTCGCGGCGGGAGAAGCCATTGCCGACCTGCGCACGGCGCTGAATCTGGGCGAGCGCGTGGCGTTCACCGATCTGCAGGAAAGCCAGGTGCCTGACCGCGCCATCGCAGCGGCTGTGTTCGAAATGGGCGCAGGCGATGTGCGTGCAGTCGACAGCCGCCTGGGCTGGCGGGTGGTGCGCGTGACCGGCGCGGTGGACCCCGAGGCGCCGTCGCTGGATGCTCTGCGCGATGAATTGCGCGCCGAACTCGCCGGCGACCAGGCCGAAGAAGACATGTTCACTGCCATGAGCGCGTTTGAAGATGCGCGCCGGCAGGGTTTTGATCTGGCCGAGGCCGCCAACGAGGCCGGCGTGCCGGTGGAGCGCTTTGATTACATCACCGCTGACGGGTTCACGCTGGAAGGCGCGCCAGCCTCCACCCTGCTGGAAGAAGGCGGCGACGCCATCCTGCAGCTGGTGTTCTCCCTGACCCCCGGTCTCGACAGCGAGCTGGAGCCCTTTGGCGAGGGCAGTTATGTGGTCGCCCGTGTCGAATCCGTCGAAGCGCCGCGCCTGCCGCTGGTGGACGAAGTGCGCGAGGACGCGGAGGCGTTCTGGCGTCTGCGCACGGTGGACGAGCGCCTTCAGGTCATGGTCGATGATGCACTGGAGCGCACCCAGGCCGGTGAAAGCCTCGAAGGGATCGCCGCCCTCATCGGCGGCGGCGCCACCGTGGAGATCGCCACGTTGGGGCGCGAGGAGACCGCCGGCCCGTTCAACCGCAATCTGGTTTCGCAAGCCTTCGGCGTTGCGCCGGGAACCCGCTTTGCCGCCCGCGCCGGCGATCAGCGCACGCGGGCTATTGTGGTGGTGGATGAGATTATCGCCCCCGCCCCGGCCGTCGCTGGTGAAGAGCTCCAGACGGCGATGCGCCAGGAGATCGAAAGCGATATCGCCATTTCGCTCCAGGCCGCTCTGCTCGACGCGTACGAGGTGCGCACCGATCAGCGCCTGATCGATCAGGCGCTCGGCCGCATCGAGCTTGACCGATAG
- the tpiA gene encoding triose-phosphate isomerase, with product MTRRKLIAGNWKMHGLSADLAWADRLSGLLAVPPRSEVLVCPPATLLSGMAARAPGWVAVGAQDCAADSGGAQTGDVSAAMLADLGARFVITGHSERRRLHGESDAQVRAKSQAALDAGLTPLICVGETLEQRQAGEAQAVVLQQVLASVPEAAAGRVIIAYEPVWAIGTGAHARPEDADEMHRAIRSALRDGHGDQLRILYGGSVNPDNAAGLLAQPHIDGALVGGASLDPARFAAIIRAAG from the coding sequence ATGACGCGGCGCAAGCTGATTGCGGGAAACTGGAAAATGCACGGGCTCAGCGCCGATCTGGCCTGGGCGGACCGGCTGTCCGGCCTGCTGGCGGTGCCGCCGCGCAGTGAAGTCCTGGTGTGTCCGCCCGCCACCTTGCTCTCGGGCATGGCTGCGCGCGCCCCTGGTTGGGTGGCGGTCGGCGCTCAGGACTGCGCCGCAGACTCTGGCGGCGCACAGACCGGGGATGTGTCGGCGGCCATGCTGGCCGATCTCGGCGCGCGCTTTGTCATCACCGGGCACAGTGAGCGCCGGCGGCTGCATGGCGAGAGCGATGCGCAGGTGCGCGCCAAGTCGCAAGCGGCGCTGGACGCCGGACTCACGCCCCTGATCTGCGTTGGCGAGACGCTGGAGCAGCGCCAGGCGGGCGAGGCGCAAGCGGTCGTCCTGCAACAGGTTCTGGCCAGCGTGCCGGAGGCGGCCGCAGGCCGCGTGATCATCGCCTATGAGCCGGTCTGGGCCATCGGCACCGGCGCTCATGCCCGCCCTGAGGACGCTGACGAGATGCACCGCGCCATCCGCAGCGCCTTGCGTGACGGCCATGGCGATCAGCTGCGCATTCTCTATGGCGGCTCGGTCAATCCGGACAATGCCGCAGGCCTCCTGGCCCAGCCCCATATTGACGGGGCCCTGGTCGGCGGCGCCAGTCTTGATCCGGCCCGTTTCGCCGCCATCATCCGCGCCGCCGGGTAA
- the secG gene encoding preprotein translocase subunit SecG yields the protein MIAVLLIIHLLIIAAMVTIILMQRSEGGALGIGGGGPGGMMSGRGAANLLTRSTMILGALFVGNSILLAVLASVDDSGRSVIERMGAEQSDQLPFDFTTLPDDAADDTVPDAEGEVQPDAEADDAPPPPPAVEDEPEIPGR from the coding sequence ATGATTGCTGTTCTCCTGATTATCCATCTTCTGATCATCGCCGCGATGGTGACCATCATTCTCATGCAGCGCTCCGAAGGCGGCGCGCTGGGCATTGGCGGCGGCGGGCCGGGCGGCATGATGAGCGGGCGCGGCGCAGCCAATCTCCTGACCCGCTCCACGATGATTCTGGGCGCGCTGTTTGTCGGCAACTCGATCCTGCTGGCGGTGCTGGCGAGCGTGGATGACAGCGGACGCTCGGTGATTGAACGCATGGGCGCGGAACAGTCAGACCAGCTGCCGTTTGATTTCACGACCCTGCCGGATGATGCGGCCGATGACACCGTTCCGGACGCTGAAGGCGAGGTCCAGCCGGACGCCGAGGCCGACGACGCGCCGCCTCCGCCGCCGGCGGTTGAAGACGAGCCCGAGATTCCGGGCCGCTAG
- the panB gene encoding 3-methyl-2-oxobutanoate hydroxymethyltransferase, producing the protein MSAQSKTDVRRITPPDIRARKGGEPLVCLTAYDAPMAALLDPHCDLLLVGDSVGMVVHGLPNTLPVTLEMMILHGQAVMRGSKRALVAVDMPFSTYERSKEQAFDNASRILRETGCHAVKVESGVYIAETIRFMAERAIPVIGHVGLRPQASLADGGFKAKGRDAASRAKVLEEAIAADEAGAFAIVIEGVAEDLAEEITSKVKAPTIGIGASAACDGQILVTPDMLGLFDWTPRFVRRYADIKSQVEDGVKAYADDVRSRAFPGPDQVYKPRPS; encoded by the coding sequence ATGTCTGCCCAGTCCAAGACCGATGTGCGGCGCATAACGCCGCCGGATATTCGCGCCCGCAAGGGCGGCGAGCCCTTGGTGTGCCTGACCGCTTATGACGCGCCCATGGCCGCTCTGCTCGACCCCCATTGCGACTTGCTTCTGGTGGGCGATTCGGTGGGCATGGTGGTGCACGGCCTGCCCAACACGCTGCCCGTCACGCTTGAGATGATGATCCTGCATGGCCAGGCGGTGATGCGCGGCTCGAAGCGGGCGCTGGTGGCCGTCGACATGCCGTTCTCCACCTATGAGCGCTCCAAGGAGCAGGCGTTCGACAATGCCTCGCGCATCCTGCGCGAAACCGGATGCCATGCCGTGAAGGTGGAAAGCGGCGTCTATATCGCCGAGACCATCCGATTCATGGCTGAGCGCGCCATTCCGGTGATCGGCCATGTCGGGCTGCGGCCCCAGGCCTCGCTGGCCGATGGCGGGTTCAAGGCCAAGGGACGCGATGCGGCCAGCCGCGCAAAAGTGCTGGAAGAAGCCATAGCGGCGGATGAGGCGGGCGCGTTCGCCATCGTCATTGAAGGCGTCGCCGAGGATCTCGCCGAGGAAATCACCAGCAAGGTGAAAGCGCCCACGATCGGGATTGGCGCTTCGGCGGCGTGCGACGGACAGATTCTCGTGACGCCGGACATGCTGGGCCTGTTCGACTGGACGCCGCGCTTCGTGAGGCGCTACGCCGACATCAAGAGCCAGGTCGAAGACGGCGTGAAGGCCTATGCCGATGATGTGCGCTCACGCGCCTTTCCCGGTCCCGATCAGGTCTACAAACCCAGGCCGAGTTGA